In Haloplanus vescus, a single genomic region encodes these proteins:
- a CDS encoding DNA-binding protein, protein MSSNNSSRKVVTVDEQAFERTEDAGVDEDGFEVVDDQPKFRATVQQETQAKVDSNHPDGIVQDFSHLPLAQEEKIRAREAELDHISAQAELGTQDGRAKRTREVVTERRQRKREERTPERTDPRERLSRMELAKVNQEADRMAQRLRTGHSRAAVSRALAKRVAKGQDITEAVFDTMDALKAAPGAICPIEDVPDVQTDEVSIEGEIVKLWPPSDSAIAQVGLIADDTGKIKFTSWTASEPKFVREGERVRMRALKKNWYQGRCSLAVTYDSMIVFPERDDRWWEE, encoded by the coding sequence ATGTCAAGTAACAACTCGAGTCGCAAGGTCGTTACGGTGGATGAACAGGCATTCGAACGAACTGAAGACGCCGGCGTCGACGAGGACGGCTTCGAGGTCGTCGACGACCAGCCGAAGTTCCGGGCGACGGTCCAGCAGGAAACGCAGGCAAAGGTGGATTCCAACCACCCAGACGGCATCGTCCAGGACTTCTCGCACCTGCCCCTCGCGCAGGAAGAGAAGATTCGCGCCCGGGAGGCCGAACTGGACCACATCAGCGCCCAGGCAGAACTCGGCACCCAAGATGGGCGGGCGAAGCGGACCCGCGAGGTCGTCACCGAACGGCGGCAGCGCAAGCGGGAGGAACGCACCCCTGAGCGGACGGATCCGCGTGAACGCCTCTCCCGGATGGAGCTGGCGAAGGTGAACCAGGAAGCAGACCGGATGGCACAGCGGCTTCGCACCGGTCACAGTCGGGCCGCTGTCTCGCGGGCGCTCGCAAAGCGGGTCGCCAAGGGGCAGGACATCACCGAAGCAGTGTTCGACACGATGGACGCGCTCAAGGCGGCCCCCGGCGCCATCTGCCCGATCGAGGACGTCCCGGACGTGCAGACCGACGAGGTGAGCATCGAAGGCGAGATCGTGAAACTCTGGCCTCCGAGCGATTCAGCCATAGCACAAGTCGGTCTCATCGCAGACGACACCGGGAAAATCAAGTTCACATCCTGGACGGCTTCAGAGCCAAAATTCGTCCGAGAAGGTGAACGGGTGCGGATGCGCGCGCTCAAGAAGAACTGGTACCAAGGGCGCTGTTCCCTCGCAGTCACCTACGACAGTATGATCGTCTTCCCAGAGCGCGACGACCGCTGGTGGGAAGAGTAG
- a CDS encoding HalOD1 output domain-containing protein, with protein sequence MAPSTPRDSDTSPDLLVEIVETLEAHGLASDSYQLHDAVDVGALEQLLASSTGDVEVRFTVEGIQLAVTHDGVDVLLDEPAGAPD encoded by the coding sequence ATGGCTCCCTCCACCCCCCGAGACTCAGATACATCCCCTGATCTACTCGTTGAAATCGTCGAGACACTGGAAGCCCACGGGTTGGCGAGTGATTCGTATCAGCTCCACGACGCCGTTGACGTCGGGGCACTCGAACAGCTTCTCGCATCTTCAACCGGCGACGTCGAGGTCCGGTTCACTGTGGAAGGGATTCAGCTCGCTGTTACCCACGACGGCGTCGATGTCCTTCTCGACGAGCCAGCCGGGGCACCGGATTAG
- a CDS encoding ATP-binding protein, which produces MTEDSVFLADSISRPEEEIIVQYIQERESPIHIFGEPGVGKTTILERVITDGIADLDVNKRNIRANHSLNDLFREVCHALFAALPEDKKEEGRQFAGLSVSSPVGGAGVSFESVEAEASRAQFGYRDSLLGLSELFPEDQRLLICIDDVHELSDDERAIRDAIQEADDTLPSEVVLITAGRLVWDDLETAVSLSMFAEEQTVTFLQDVFPEISAERARTIHDQLGGHPLYIGLLAESDVDQELPDIPEREVQQEIEQRYFGFLEPDERRLLLATAPLDELNEELCTQVVSEEYGFDRITVGDILDSLSTRTVVQTIGRNADGLQTFKIHDVFREFLQERSDHIEIARRGACIYYAEKLIQLVDEDRTFETEIDYVTSWSTHLSDHVINEESHLIAQLIEETVADDGLRFYPLSLLIREFKKRDATALPDEIVESVLDSVDASCSMANDFYDTDLDHSWAELLFQDGAFTNPDSNLISYLGRTTETQPTFIRRVAEEIDTEDNRTLRFLISIGRDLPINDAALIGQQAAIWIQDDEAYGYLASHTLRLASYLAENGEYDVPLEILEAVLEPRDGDQLDIDQGMVRYNLTTMLDENFDALISERGEKLIRVFASKLTAALDQYADRARLVAARTSFADLQYVEDNRGSLEEILLEYFIRAVTDWVAENTSGNEQNELVEQLLSRPTLLRRVGFYVLSEHPDSFEETIQNELTTSENYREHQSQYEFYLVLSSGFEYLDDAAQAQVCEIIEDGPYTDSVEDQAARMAERGEESASYFEQRIRETWRRDRLYMIREHLKGEYSDQLDELVEKYGEPDQLPSRTPQPTVSGGMVRERGPVETEELREQSAEEVLTTAVEWEPPESDLWDTLEDDQLEEQNYLGFSRQLRELIMEDPQRYAREISVLEDANPRYAEAAFRAFSELVDDGETFPWESIIELGQVITASPTSWSGQVRTNLAKLINKGIAADAIEFPAGTESAVESILRTLLTDSDPDADRDQPSEGMAGYGDPVQVAINSVRPMAVNAYITYLSWQDGHTEDALSQDIFDPIRDRIREDPSLAVRSVIGRRFGRLYSLDPDLIEEHLTDIFPRDTDLDGRQRFIAAWNSYTASNRYWDDDSFRPYYRHALNLLDTDEDQAYQIAIRSTTAHVVSIYLFEDEDIADEDSLMRQFYDVVDRDGAKELASTMSSSMGNDNVEEQWKKIRELWSWRLDTLDPDDEANGAEVYQFLDCVRNSTKTTLEEENILIGRSLPFVAHQNHHWRRIEEWLAEQSTSYPVVAINLYDELVEAVPCEDWSAIARNSEEENRSQLYESAEAAGSDPLQTALDIADQFAAENNQMDREFLEQHLTP; this is translated from the coding sequence ATGACAGAGGACAGTGTTTTTCTTGCAGATTCTATATCTCGGCCGGAGGAGGAAATCATAGTCCAATATATCCAAGAGAGGGAGAGTCCGATTCATATCTTTGGTGAGCCAGGCGTTGGGAAAACAACAATTCTTGAACGGGTAATAACCGATGGTATAGCCGATCTTGATGTAAATAAGCGAAATATACGGGCAAACCATAGTCTCAATGATCTATTTCGTGAGGTCTGCCACGCACTCTTTGCGGCTCTCCCTGAAGACAAGAAAGAGGAGGGACGACAGTTTGCCGGACTCAGTGTCAGTTCACCAGTTGGTGGAGCCGGTGTCTCATTCGAAAGCGTGGAAGCCGAAGCATCACGAGCACAGTTTGGGTATCGGGATTCCCTACTGGGCCTCAGCGAATTATTCCCCGAGGATCAGCGTCTGCTCATCTGCATTGACGACGTACATGAACTGAGTGATGACGAACGTGCGATTCGAGATGCGATTCAAGAAGCTGATGATACCCTTCCATCAGAGGTGGTTCTCATCACGGCCGGTCGACTTGTATGGGATGACCTTGAGACAGCTGTATCGCTCTCGATGTTTGCCGAAGAACAGACCGTAACCTTTCTTCAAGATGTTTTCCCAGAGATTTCTGCCGAACGGGCACGTACGATTCATGACCAGTTAGGCGGCCACCCATTGTACATCGGGTTGTTGGCCGAGTCGGACGTTGACCAAGAGCTTCCCGACATCCCAGAACGAGAAGTACAACAAGAGATCGAACAACGGTATTTTGGCTTCTTAGAGCCTGATGAACGCCGCCTTCTCTTGGCAACAGCACCGTTAGATGAGCTCAATGAGGAACTCTGCACACAGGTTGTTTCAGAGGAATATGGATTTGACCGCATCACCGTCGGAGACATCCTTGATTCCCTAAGTACCCGTACCGTCGTACAGACAATCGGTCGGAATGCTGACGGCCTCCAAACGTTCAAAATCCATGATGTCTTCCGCGAATTCTTGCAAGAGCGCTCCGACCACATTGAGATCGCCCGCAGAGGCGCATGTATCTATTACGCTGAGAAATTAATCCAACTTGTCGATGAGGATCGGACTTTCGAGACCGAAATCGATTACGTCACATCGTGGTCAACCCATCTCTCAGACCACGTTATCAATGAAGAATCACATCTCATCGCGCAACTTATCGAAGAGACCGTAGCTGATGATGGCCTCCGATTCTATCCCCTGTCATTGCTTATTAGGGAGTTCAAAAAACGAGATGCAACTGCACTCCCGGACGAGATCGTTGAGTCGGTTCTCGACAGCGTTGATGCAAGCTGTTCAATGGCGAATGATTTCTACGATACCGACTTGGATCACTCCTGGGCCGAGTTACTGTTTCAGGACGGAGCATTCACCAACCCAGATAGTAATCTCATTAGTTATCTAGGACGGACCACAGAGACACAACCAACGTTTATTCGACGCGTGGCTGAAGAAATCGACACCGAAGATAACCGAACACTCCGATTCCTTATCTCCATTGGCCGCGACCTCCCCATCAATGATGCCGCTCTAATCGGGCAACAAGCAGCGATCTGGATCCAAGACGACGAAGCATACGGATACCTTGCCAGCCACACACTGCGACTAGCCTCATATCTGGCTGAAAACGGCGAATACGATGTTCCACTTGAAATACTCGAAGCCGTCCTGGAACCCCGAGATGGGGACCAGTTAGACATTGACCAGGGGATGGTACGCTACAATCTCACAACAATGCTTGACGAGAACTTTGACGCCTTAATCAGCGAGCGAGGTGAAAAACTGATTAGGGTGTTCGCCTCGAAACTCACCGCGGCTCTCGATCAATACGCTGACAGAGCAAGACTGGTTGCGGCACGTACCTCTTTCGCTGATTTACAGTATGTCGAGGACAATAGAGGTAGCCTCGAAGAGATTCTTCTGGAATATTTTATACGGGCGGTTACTGACTGGGTGGCTGAGAATACATCAGGAAACGAGCAAAACGAATTGGTTGAGCAACTTCTGTCTCGACCTACCCTTCTTCGACGTGTTGGCTTCTATGTCCTCAGCGAGCACCCGGACTCCTTTGAGGAAACCATTCAAAATGAACTGACGACGTCGGAGAATTATCGCGAGCACCAATCACAGTACGAATTTTATCTGGTCCTCAGTTCAGGTTTCGAATACTTGGATGACGCTGCTCAAGCCCAAGTGTGTGAGATTATTGAAGATGGGCCATATACCGATTCAGTAGAGGATCAAGCGGCACGGATGGCTGAACGAGGTGAAGAATCAGCAAGCTACTTCGAACAACGGATTCGCGAGACATGGCGGCGAGACAGGTTGTATATGATCCGCGAGCATTTGAAGGGAGAGTATTCTGATCAGCTTGATGAATTGGTAGAAAAATATGGTGAGCCGGATCAACTACCGTCGCGAACCCCTCAGCCAACGGTGAGTGGAGGGATGGTTCGCGAACGAGGCCCCGTCGAAACCGAGGAACTCCGTGAACAGTCTGCCGAGGAAGTATTGACGACCGCGGTTGAATGGGAACCGCCAGAATCTGACCTTTGGGATACCCTGGAAGACGATCAACTCGAGGAACAGAATTATCTAGGGTTCTCTCGCCAGCTTCGAGAGCTGATTATGGAGGATCCGCAGCGGTATGCGCGTGAAATCTCGGTGTTGGAAGACGCGAACCCACGATATGCTGAAGCCGCATTTCGGGCCTTCAGCGAGCTCGTTGACGATGGAGAAACCTTTCCCTGGGAGTCTATCATTGAACTCGGCCAAGTGATTACCGCATCGCCGACCTCATGGAGTGGTCAGGTTCGAACAAACTTGGCCAAGCTGATAAACAAAGGGATTGCAGCGGATGCAATTGAATTCCCAGCCGGTACTGAGTCAGCCGTTGAATCGATTCTACGAACCTTACTAACTGACTCGGACCCAGATGCCGATAGAGACCAGCCTTCGGAGGGGATGGCTGGATATGGTGACCCAGTTCAAGTAGCGATCAACAGTGTTCGACCAATGGCTGTGAACGCATACATCACTTACCTTAGTTGGCAGGATGGCCACACCGAGGACGCCCTTTCCCAGGATATCTTCGACCCAATCCGCGACCGCATCCGTGAGGATCCCTCACTTGCGGTTCGATCCGTGATTGGGCGACGATTTGGACGTCTATATTCTCTTGATCCAGATTTGATTGAAGAGCATCTTACAGATATTTTCCCACGCGACACTGACCTGGATGGTCGACAACGGTTTATTGCCGCGTGGAACTCCTACACAGCAAGTAATCGATACTGGGATGATGACTCTTTCCGCCCATACTACCGACACGCACTCAACCTCCTAGATACAGACGAGGATCAGGCGTATCAAATCGCAATACGCTCGACAACCGCACACGTCGTTTCCATCTATCTGTTCGAAGATGAAGACATCGCCGATGAGGACAGTCTCATGCGACAGTTCTACGACGTAGTAGATCGCGATGGAGCAAAGGAATTAGCATCAACAATGTCTTCGTCAATGGGAAATGACAATGTTGAAGAACAGTGGAAGAAGATTCGAGAACTTTGGTCATGGCGGTTAGATACTCTTGATCCCGACGATGAGGCGAATGGTGCAGAAGTCTATCAGTTCCTTGATTGCGTAAGGAATTCGACTAAAACGACACTAGAAGAGGAGAATATACTCATTGGCCGATCTCTTCCCTTCGTCGCCCACCAAAATCACCATTGGCGACGTATTGAAGAGTGGCTCGCTGAACAGTCTACATCCTATCCAGTGGTTGCAATTAATCTCTATGACGAATTAGTAGAAGCTGTCCCCTGCGAAGACTGGTCAGCTATAGCACGCAATAGCGAAGAAGAGAACCGGTCTCAATTGTACGAAAGTGCTGAAGCAGCAGGAAGTGATCCACTTCAAACAGCATTAGATATAGCGGATCAGTTCGCAGCAGAAAACAACCAAATGGATAGAGAGTTTTTGGAACAACACCTAACTCCGTAG
- a CDS encoding DUF7558 family protein, which yields MQQTLAGCAFCEAPPGTETGIAYTWGKEEQVSHPICVDCAIQETANPDERDHYACDSCGLVVDALAALTRFRIELGHLEGPIQVCARCSPGGPATYWTRDLDTHIVSD from the coding sequence ATGCAGCAGACGCTGGCCGGCTGTGCCTTCTGCGAGGCGCCACCCGGGACAGAGACCGGGATCGCCTACACGTGGGGGAAAGAGGAGCAGGTCAGTCACCCGATTTGCGTCGACTGTGCGATTCAGGAGACGGCAAATCCCGACGAGCGTGATCACTACGCCTGTGACAGCTGTGGCCTTGTCGTCGACGCGCTCGCAGCGCTCACCCGGTTTCGGATCGAACTCGGCCATCTCGAAGGCCCGATACAGGTCTGTGCACGGTGTAGTCCCGGTGGGCCGGCAACGTACTGGACGCGCGACCTCGACACGCACATCGTCTCTGACTGA